The window CCAGGTGAGTTAACTTCAAAGGTAACAATGCAAGAAAACCAACAGGAAATACGATTTTTAATTCAGCAATCtgcaagaaaaatcaaatatacTGACCTGGAGTCTGAGCTCTCATTTATACTGTTGTTCAAGAAGTTTCCAAACTCTACTGCAAGAATCCCATTACTGACAGACCTAGAAAAACAGAGCTAAATGTCTCAGTGACAAAAACCTTTCTCTTCACTGAGAATGCAAAATCTCTAATGGCAATTGTGGTACAAGATGGTGTAAAAGCCTAAGCTTAGCACAATACATGGTTACGTGCCAAAATTATGTAATTGGTGGATGGGAATCTTTTAAATTCTTCTGCTCCTTAGAAAAACATAACTAATGGAGTCAAATGGAAAACTACATCTGGCTTATGCAGAGAAGAGAAAGCCATCATTAAATTACAGACTGCAAGACATTAATCAAAGAATGCTATTTACAGTAAGACAAAGCAACAGAAGAAACAGGattctttgtaatttttcagAAGTTTGCACAAATAAGTAATTCTGTTAGCAGCAATCTAATGGagtcatattttttccttatcccAGAACCATCTTGGGTCTTGAGATGAGATTTTCTGAGTCTAATACAACAAAAActtctgctgcagttttctgcTGCACTTAATGTACTCCTCATTTTCTCTAGCATTCAAGAGAGATTGTATTCATGGTGCTCATTCCTTATTTTTACAAAtagatttaaattttaagtGTTTCTGTACAAATGTGGCAAAACTCACACACcactttttccctctttttgtcTTACCTTGAAGTATCAGTATGTCTCctcaaaatgtgtattttagaAATAGAATTTTCTAACATGGTGAAGAGAACATAATGTAAGTTAGATGTTTTGTCATTCCACCTGCAGTGTGGGGGAAGAAACGAAAATTTAGATCAAGTTTTAATAACCTGTAAACTACATGAAACAAGGAATAGCAGCATACTTACAGAAATGGTAACTTAAATAACTCAGGTGTGGAATCTTGACTgcaaaggaaagacaaaagagTTTATAAAATGCTACTCATGGATGAGTTTTAGTTGCACATTTCTTTAGCTGCTTTTAGTAAAGAAATACCTTTGAGAAACTTTGTAGAGAGACATGCAGACTGCTTGATGCACTGACTTTCCAATTACATCCTAATAAATATAACAAAAATAGGCCATAAAATATGGGCAGTTATTCATAATTATacatgtttttaagaaaaaaaaaaaaaacaaaccccaactaACCAACCTACCAACAACCCCTGCGTACATCTGAAAGAAAACTCCACCAATATTTATCCTGGAATAAACATCCCTAATGCAAACACTACATACACTGTGTCACTTCATACATTTGTTTCATGTTTCTCCATATTAGACTAATGTACTGCCAACTAACACAGTTACCTGGTACACagcacacacatacatataatTAACATTAAAACCAGGTCCCAAAATCATGTGAACAGAAtatgttaaataaaaaaatcctgcacTGTACTTTCCCTGGCCAAAGGCTTGAGATATCCCAGCAGTGAAGCTGAATTCTACCCAAGTCATAGGCACTCAAAGGCAAAGATTAAAGCTTCAGGCCTTGCTAAGCACGACTGTTTCCTTCAGCTGACCACTAACCCTAAAAGAAAGTTAACATCTGCAAAAACAGAACTTACTGCTGGCTTTTGTAAACACTGATCAATGACCCCTTCCATTTGCCTTTTGACAAAATGCAACGATTTCTCAGGATAGTAGGGAAACAGAAGTGGGCTTTCTGTAAACAGacaaagttaattttaaaaatgcttgtaTCTCTATAAAAACATATTACACCATTATTAGCTCTAAAACCAAATTTTCTAAAGActattttccaaacaaaaatgctaccattttccccctttttatcAAATTAAAAAGGTAGAAAAAGCAACTGCAGCAAATTCTATTATACGCAGCTTATGCAGTCAAGGTTTTACAGTCTTTAGTTTCTAAAGTTAAACTAGAATAATTGTCACCATCTGCTCATTATAGTCTCTTACTTCCTTTTCACCACTAATTAACAAAATAGTCTCAGACTCCAGTGAAAGAGAACAAATTAGGACATTTCCCATGGGTACAACCTAAGCATAACTATTACTTTCTTGAACTGGAATTAAGATATCCTAAAATAGACCTCTTCTGAGATTCCTTCCAAGCCAACACTTCTGAGACTGGTACAGAAAAGATGGGGAACTCCCAATATACAGAAAATGGTAGTTGACTGGGCAAGCAGCTACATAAACCCTGTGCAAAATAACAAGGcccatttattttattccacTCAGATGAAGACCAATGAGTAATACTACAGAAGTAACTCACAAGCATGAAAAAAGATAACTCTTCTACATTGGTTACATTCTGCATATATCTTgcattcatttcttttttatgaaAGCACATTACCTTTAAGATGAGTACTATCTTTAAGAAAGTTAAACCACTGGTTTCCCTCTGTATTAGGGGGTGATACAAGGTCATCATCTTCATCTTTCAAGTActagaaaacaaacacatttttaagaCTGTAATTTAAGAATAGGGAACATTAGAATTCACCATTATTGCCCCTAGCGAGGGTAGTAAACATTTTTGGTAAATAAACATGCCAGATTAAAACTAAATATTCCACCCCATCTAGAAACAATAAGAAAAATCACTATTGTTTAACATCACGTGATGATATTTCCCTAGGAAACTGATTTTCAAATCAAGTCTGAATACAAATGCTTTGAAATGCAGTGATTAATGCCATACAGATAACCAACATATCGGTTTTACTGAAGCTGGCTTTTAGAGTTTTACTActgctgcaaaatatttttgtcttttcctaaAAATACAGCATGTGTAAAGTGAAACAACGAAGTTTTAAACTCTCATTTTCCTAATAATAAGGTGAAACAATTTACTCTTTTTTATCATTACTGGTATGTGCAACACAGAGCAAAAAGGCCAGGGAAGCAAAGTGGACacaattttaaaagcttctcTATCTAAGGATTTTCTCATTTATTCTTTTTGCATTTATTCCTTAGTCCTTTACCTGGCCAACTCTCTCCACATTGAAGTATTTTCCTTTACGATTGTAAAGTTCTGGTGcctaaaaaaataatacaaacaAACCCATTATTTTTACACAAAAATAATGAGAAGTAGTGAGCAAAAAGattatgaaattatttcactCTAGGATTTTTCAGACTCTGCTATTGTCAGCAAAAAAACAGTCAAATCATGTACTTGGAAAACGAGTTTCACTGACCTCATTGAAGTGCTCAGTAAGAAAATCAGCAACAAATGTGATATCTTTTTGAGTCatctaaaagggaaaaaaacagtgaGAAAATCAAGTGGTAAGAAACACATTTCAATGAGCACAGAACACACAATCTATAGGCTGCACaagcacagctccctcagcctgtgctcacAGGGCAAATGTTCCAGCCTTCAACCTGCTTGGGAGTACTCTGCTGAACTCATCCCAGACCATTCTTGTCTTGTACACTATGGTTCCAAACTGGAGATACAACCAGTAAGGACAATAACTGCTTCCCCTGACCTCCTGGCCATGCTCTCATTTACTACAGTCCTGGTCACCCCTGCCCACCTTTGCCAGGGCACACCGCTGGCTCATGGCCAGTCTGCATCCAGTGATTCCCACATCATCTTGGCAGAGCTGACATCTTCCCAGCCACACAGGCTCCAGCAGTGCACTCACAGGGGGTTAACCCACCCCACAACAGAACCCTGCATTTTGTCCTTCATGAACAGCAGGGGGCTCCTATTTGTCCATTCCTCCAGCCTATCTATTTCTGGAAGGCACCTCTGCCCTCAAGTGAGGGCAGTGTGATGGTGGCTGCAAATTCGATGCAGGTGTTATGGTATTATTATATCACTGTGTTGTTACATATTCCCTCTCCTCTATGGGGGCATTGATAAAGATATTAGGATCTCATTCTGGTTAACTCCAGCATTTAGGGCGCATAAAGAGCTGCTATACAGAGACCTTGCATACCCAATGTACTAAATACAGCAGTGTtaacaaagaaaacataaaaagaaattgttctttttcttaaaagcaCAACAGCATATTAGTGTCAATGTGCAGGCATCAACTTTCTCAAAACAATGACACTGACACTACCCTTTAAGTTCTGGAACAAAAAGGAACCTTTATTCTGCTTTCGAGATGAGCAGAATATCGAGGATATTACCATTTATCAGAAAATGTTACTATTACCTTGTTCAGCTCTGGAAGCACATGATCTTCTGACATCCTCAACATGGCTGAGGGAAAAATTATATTCTTATTGCATTAATACTGTTTTCCTACTATTCCTAATTTTTCACCTGTATGTAATAAGACATTGCTGTTAAAAAGGATTAATTCATTAGAAACAAAAGAGCCTGGGATGAAGAATTACAAATCAAGACTGAAATTAAGTCTCTCTAGTCTCACTGGCTTACATTACAAATCTTCAAGAATTTTTATCTTTAACCTTCTCCAACTGCATTCTACTCTGTATGAgactgaaacaaaattattatgAAAAGAGCTCATAAGAATTTGTTCATGTCCAGACTAAGAGTACTAAAATAGATATATGTAAAATACATGAAAACTGTCATGctcagaaaaatgtgttttaagagAATGGCATGGGATTAATTTTAAATCTGCAAGGTTTGGATAAAGTTCTCTGTTTAGtctgaaatgaaacaaacagTGAACATAACATTATGACAGAGAACTTAGGTAGTTCTGCtttctgcaatttttaaattagtaCTATTATATTCCTGCTAGTAAGTGCTAACACTGCATATCTGCTGCTTTTACAACATCTGGTAATAACACTTAGTTTTTGTAAAGTAGTTCTAAAAAGACCAAATAGAAGTTATAAACTTTTTCATAAACACTTTATAAAAACAAGCAGGCTAAAATACAGAGCACTTCACTTCCTTCTACCATCTTCTCTGCAGCTACCCAGACACAACTGAAGGTGGCTACTGAGTGCAAGTGGACATTCAGAAACTGTTTACATCTGTGCAGAACCTTACAAGTAACTAGCTTTCACAGGAGAAAACAGCAAGTAAcagagtaaaagaaaataaggcaACATTTCAAATTTTGTCTAGACTAAGAAAAGgcctttatttttctccaaatgaagaaaagcaaattgcTCATGAAGCAGAAAACAGTTTGGAGCAGTATTACAGGTCAAGTATATGCAATACCCACTCTGCATATACTAAATGTAATTGAGAACAGCCAAATTTATAATCTGGGTTTAATATTATAATTACTCTTGCCTCATCAACTATATCCCTTTATATATCCAGAAATAGATAGTTATAACTAAGACTGGCCTAGTTACTTGTCTGCATTTCAATGCTTACAATATAAAACAGATACTGGATGATTACTGTGTGACCAATCTTACCAACATAGAGCCATCGAAAAAATGCCTTGAAGTTTTTCATACTACTGTCAATCACTctaaacaagaaacaaaaaaagaaattacaaaatctGACTGTCACAAGCTGCTTCATGCTGAAGTCCCATCTTTACCAAAGAAAGGCCTACAAGCTCTGTCAGTTTTTTTCAAAATCCCCAATGCAATATTTCAAGTAAGACTATTCTTGTGGTATGAGTCTGACATGCAGTGAGACAAGAAGAAAGCTCGCCACCAACAGAAGAGTCTTGCTCTCCCAACCTCCTCTATTCCCAGTCCATCAATCTCCTCCAATACAAGACCAAATAGGAATGCTTTTTGAACTCTCCAGACTTTATACTTACTGAAGCAGCTCATTTGCCTTCAGGATGAAAGAACCAACAGCAGTAATagcctctgaaaaaaaaaaaaaaaagctaaccATTATTATTAAGCTTTCAAAAGTGAAATcagagcagggaggcagcacACACACTACTGTACCGTCAATTCCAGATGCATCTAATCCCAGAGACtcatatttttgtttccatAAAGCCATTCCTTTCAATTCACTCAAGTGGTATAAAAGTGCCTCAGAGCCACtaggaaggcagaggaaagaagCATAATTTTTTATTCACACTCTGGAaattcagtgctgtgctgcatgcTACCTTTGTATTATTTGATGCACAAAGTGCAACCTTTATAAGGTGGTCTGACATGAACAAAAGGCATGGTATCACTTCCGAGAAAGGCAGATATTGTCTCAATGAAACATAAATTTAGTGTGAATATTTTGCACAGATCCTATAAAACACACCTAATTTAAGGCAGCAATTTACAGATTATGCACCATGAAGATTGTTCAAAATACTTCACTAGTTCTCTACTACAcaaaagtaaaatgttttgCCACGATCACAGTTTCCATACCAGCCCACCTACACAGAAAGCACCAAGACAGCATATTGTCTTCTATCAAAGCATATAATATGCCATTTAATCTAAAATTCATTGGAAATTCTGTGACTCACCTCTGCAAATGACTTATAACCAACTTTTGTATACTAGAATAGGAAGACTCTATGGACTGACCAAGTTTTTTTAAACCCTGTTAGCAAAGAAATACAATAATGATCTGTTAACATAAAAATGATTAAAAGATATTGAAACAGATTAATTTggtaagtttaaaaaaatgttaacatACCTTTACTGTCAGTTGGTTCATTAGTAATGCCTGAAGTTCCAGACTGAAGAGGGTAGGGAGAGAACCAAAAACccatttcattttatgtttCATTTCATGTTTCAACATCAAGTGCAAAGGCATACTCAGATAAAACAACAGTAACTACCTTGCTTTGCCCCATAACAACAGCTGCATAAACTCATCCTGAACAGAAGTGGTTGTATTCTTTTCCTGTCAGTCAAAATGATTGAAATAGATTGGTGAAGAGATTAAATCCAGCCTACCAAATTATCTCACAAACACTCTATATAAAGTATTTCAAAGAATCCACCCATATCTTTGAATGTTGAAATCAGACTACTGATCACTGAAAATTTTCTGATCACTGAAATTTCTCTAGTATTTCAAGTTATTTTCAACTGCATTACTCAATAAAAATTCTAAGCAGCTTGCCACCAAGAATCTATTctaaaaaataagcaaattaCAAGATTCATTAACTTCTGAGCATGGTCAATGAATACAAAATTTAAGCAAATCCAATAGCATCTTAAACACAGATAATTACATGTGCTCTACTGAACTAGGCTGTGTTGTTACTGAACATTTACAGTGATCAGTTTATGGATGACTTAAGTACAAAGAGCACAGCCTTAAATAGAAAACAACTGATCAACAGCCAGACAAGCtgaaaagtattatttttagaaaattcagaataaataaaagtatCACAATACAATTACGCTTGATTGTACACAGGTACCTTCAGCATCAGAGCACTTGACACACAATAGCCTCCAGGCTGTCTCTGAACTTAGAGACTCTTATCTGGAGGCATTATGCTCAAACATTAAGATATGCAATAGACTAACAAGAACAACAGAACTACTGCAAAAAGTGTTTTTTCAAAAGGATGGTTAATGCTACAGTACCTGTACAAACTTTGTTAGCCGTGAGTCCATCTGCATCAGTATTTCTTCCCATGCTTCACACATGCATGTCAATGACAGCTTTATATACTGCAATACAGAAACTGGCATTAGtattatttcctttctccctttcaaCAACACATTCAACAAATGGATGCTACAATATAAAGGAAATATAACCTGTAGATCTTATATAAAATTTATTATCAAATTCCAAGTTGGAGCTCTACATTTACTTAAAACCAACTGAAGCTTCTTACAAGAAAGCATTTATTTCACTTGCATTAGAATGTCAAAGCCTACAAAATCACAAGACTAAAAGGATGGTGTAACACAACTGTACCTGTAACAGAGTTGAAATGTGAGTAAACTTCCGGGCCATTCGAGTTACCTCAGGTAAGTAACTTGATAATAGACTAGTGTCCAACTATAACAAATGAAAAAAGCAACAGTTAACAGATGATTTATCTTTTAACAATATATAgattacagaaattaaaagacAGATTGGAAGGACCCACAGAAAATCTCTTAGTTCTCAACTCCTTAAGGTTgattataaaaggaaaatacatttaattcaAAGACGCAATAACTATTTTTAATACATCTATAAAAACCCCTGATAAGGTTCCACATTTTGGAGCTCTAACAGTAATAATTTTAAGGATGACTGTTCTGGAAAGATAGGATAATCAAAAGCATTGCTGTTATGTCCTTGTGTGCAGAATGGAGAAAATCTGAATAATTATCACTGTAGTTGAATAAATTCACATTATTCTAAAAGAAGTATTTTGCAAGAATGGCTGAGATCACCACTGTAGTTGAATAAATTCACATTATTCTAAAAGAAGTATTTTGCAAGAATGGCTGAGATCACCACTGTCAGTCAGTGAAACTGCATGTTAACATCATAAATTCAAAAGCTAAACTGGAGTTAATTTCAGAATGGCTGGAACTGGTAGTTTTTGTTATCATGGGAAAGCAATAAAGCTACCAGaatgcaatttaaaaagcagttttactttttaaaaagtttttaaattcatttaCTTACCTGAAAATACGTTATCTCTGCTTCGCTGTCTGGAGAGCTTTGTATCTCTGTAATAACTGACAGTGATTTCAAATCACTAGACAAACATAGTCCACGACATGAACCTGCCACCTGAAGGATTCCAGTTTACAAGTTACTAAAACATATCATTTCCTCTAAGACATATTTACTGCTCTAACACACTGACATACAAAGATGACAGTGTTCAATGGCAGGTAAAAACAAAGTGTAATTTTAGCTACTGTTCAGGAGCAAATCCACTCTTTTTATCATGTATTAACAGTGAATTTTGAAACAAGAGTTAAATTTCCCAGTTACAAGGTCTTTCCATCAATAACCAACAACCTAATCAATTAG is drawn from Haemorhous mexicanus isolate bHaeMex1 chromosome 4, bHaeMex1.pri, whole genome shotgun sequence and contains these coding sequences:
- the ANAPC4 gene encoding anaphase-promoting complex subunit 4 isoform X2; this translates as MHWMEVTEESSVLTSFYNAEDESNLLLPKLPALPKNYSTTAKIFSEEKSDEIMKLLGDVRLNALVLGGNSGFIEIYAYGMFKIATVNGVAGSCRGLCLSSDLKSLSVITEIQSSPDSEAEITYFQLDTSLLSSYLPEVTRMARKFTHISTLLQYIKLSLTCMCEAWEEILMQMDSRLTKFVQEKNTTTSVQDEFMQLLLWGKASLELQALLMNQLTVKGLKKLGQSIESSYSSIQKLVISHLQSGSEALLYHLSELKGMALWKQKYESLGLDASGIDEAITAVGSFILKANELLQVIDSSMKNFKAFFRWLYVAMLRMSEDHVLPELNKMTQKDITFVADFLTEHFNEAPELYNRKGKYFNVERVGQYLKDEDDDLVSPPNTEGNQWFNFLKDSTHLKESPLLFPYYPEKSLHFVKRQMEGVIDQCLQKPADVIGKSVHQAVCMSLYKVSQSQDSTPELFKLPFLWNDKTSNLHYVLFTMLENSISKIHILRRHTDTSRSVSNGILAVEFGNFLNNSINESSDSRCYSCLDAHFYDDETVTVVLKESVQQEGKERVLAQLPLSSVYTDEDQDRKFIWDSMERLDERSSEIPTRTVFLESQWRVLENMKAQYVSVNGIRKVSCVLSSNLRHIRVFEMDVEDDGEVEEEEEEETTQIAAGESDEPNQPADGQDNVCDASAEELPDETEEHGTSLDP
- the ANAPC4 gene encoding anaphase-promoting complex subunit 4 isoform X1 is translated as MPAFRQVGEKQLPQEVVFMSWSPKRDLIALANRAGEVLLHRLANFQRVWSLPPNENTGKEVTALAWRPDGKILAFGLADTKRIILCDVEKPESLHSFSVELSITYMHWMEVTEESSVLTSFYNAEDESNLLLPKLPALPKNYSTTAKIFSEEKSDEIMKLLGDVRLNALVLGGNSGFIEIYAYGMFKIATVNGVAGSCRGLCLSSDLKSLSVITEIQSSPDSEAEITYFQLDTSLLSSYLPEVTRMARKFTHISTLLQYIKLSLTCMCEAWEEILMQMDSRLTKFVQEKNTTTSVQDEFMQLLLWGKASLELQALLMNQLTVKGLKKLGQSIESSYSSIQKLVISHLQSGSEALLYHLSELKGMALWKQKYESLGLDASGIDEAITAVGSFILKANELLQVIDSSMKNFKAFFRWLYVAMLRMSEDHVLPELNKMTQKDITFVADFLTEHFNEAPELYNRKGKYFNVERVGQYLKDEDDDLVSPPNTEGNQWFNFLKDSTHLKESPLLFPYYPEKSLHFVKRQMEGVIDQCLQKPADVIGKSVHQAVCMSLYKVSQSQDSTPELFKLPFLWNDKTSNLHYVLFTMLENSISKIHILRRHTDTSRSVSNGILAVEFGNFLNNSINESSDSRCYSCLDAHFYDDETVTVVLKESVQQEGKERVLAQLPLSSVYTDEDQDRKFIWDSMERLDERSSEIPTRTVFLESQWRVLENMKAQYVSVNGIRKVSCVLSSNLRHIRVFEMDVEDDGEVEEEEEEETTQIAAGESDEPNQPADGQDNVCDASAEELPDETEEHGTSLDP